The proteins below come from a single Melospiza georgiana isolate bMelGeo1 chromosome 4, bMelGeo1.pri, whole genome shotgun sequence genomic window:
- the PODXL gene encoding podocalyxin isoform X3 — translation MRAAGLLPLLPLLLLLPLGVSSQDSADLGQATTPRTAEATTTTPPAGPKGTTPASTTPTTTTLKPTTTVTTQTTVSTATPHQSIATTTITNPRVAPSPTTASPAPVAGAALTAPGSTVPAAPPSASTSGQDSPAQSTPNPKTSPATSPTGQQQPGTTASLGSSGTITAPQSAVITLETNSPGVTGAVVTSTATTESQGKQPMDQDPKPNITTSTPVPRTDSSQSSKECPITPPPCATKRPTPSSSFPAQGPIPSTSPGSTKIVTPPTGSLSPATTPMSQHGSKDTVPDATTMTAPGADQSTQGAGPASAEPSGASQSPASAQPAAPGDHTERAESCTSGHPQPNVSSSNQLICREKVQHTRTSIHLKEPRTCDEWEAASKNNSFFESFCSTAQQGFDASRDWCTVVLTACESPSRHWAVRVVLHSPLDSGEVLMGLMEKKDRLEELGIINVTSDKMVEDMTIKDEFSTPLIITIITLAGSLLLVAAIYGCHQRLSQKKDQQRLTEEMQTMENGYHDNPTLEVMETSSEMQEKKVNLNGELGDSWIVPLDTLMKEDLEEEEDTHL, via the exons gtGTCAGCTCTCAGGATTCTGCAGACCTAGGACAAGCCACGACCCCCAGAACTGCAGAAGCCACCACGACGACCCCGCCTGCAGGCCCTAAAGGGACCACACCAGCCAGCACTACACCAACAACTACCACACTCAAACCCACCACCACTGTCACAACTCAGACCACTGTGTCAACAGCCACCCCTCATCAAAGCATCGCCACCACCACCATAACCAACCCGCGAGTGGCTCCGTCCCCCACTACTGCATCTCCTGCCCCGGTGGCAGGGGCCGCCCTCACGGCACCAGGGAGCACAGTGCCTGCTGCCCCCCCTTCAGCCAGCACGTCTGGGCAGGACAGCCCCGCACAGAGCACCCCtaaccccaaaaccagccctgcTACAAGCCCCACTGGTCAACAGCAGCCCGGCACTACAGCCAGTTTGGGAAGCTCAGGCACCATCACTGCTCCACAATCTGCCGTCATCACTCTTGAAACCAATTCTCCAGGAGTTACAGGGGCTGTTGTCACATCCACTGCCACCACAGAGTCTCAGGGAAAGCAGCCTATGGATCAGGATCCTAAGCCTAATATCACTACGAGCACCCCAGTGCCGAGGACTGACTCTTCCCAAAGCTCCAAGGAGTGTCCTATCACTCCTCCGCCATGTGCCACCAAGCGGCCTACTCCTTCTTCCAGTTTTCCAGCCCAGGGACCAATCCCTTCCACCAGTCCTGGAAGCACCAAAATTGTTACCCCTCCAACtggatccctgtccccagccaccACTCCGATGTCACAACATGGCAGCAAAGACACGGTCCCAGATGCAACCACCATgacagctcctggggcag ACCAGAGCACGCAGGGCGCTGGACCTGCGTCAGCCGAACCCAGCGGTGcctcccagagccctgccagtgcccagcccgcagccccgggggaCCACACAGAGCGGGCAGAGAGCTGCACCTCTGGCCACCCACAGCCCAACGTCTCCTCCTCAAACCAG CTCATCTGTAGAGAAAAGGTGCAACATACTAGGACCTCCATCCACCTGAAAGAACCCAGAACCTGT GATGAGTGGGAGGCTGCCAGCAAGAACAACTCCTTCTTTGAGAGCTTCTGCTCCACGGCCCAGCAGGGATTTGATGCCAGCAGGGACTGGTGCACGGTGGTGCTGACGGCCTGCGAGAGCCCCTCCCGCCACTGGGCCGTGAGGGTGGTCCTGCACT ctcccctggaCTCTGGAGAAGTCCTCATGGGGCTGatggagaagaaggacaggTTAGAGGAG CTTGGCATCATCAACGTCACCTCTGACAAGATGGTGGAGGACATGACCATCAAGGACGAGTTCAGCACGCCCCTgatcatcaccatcatcaccCTGGCCGGCTCCCTGCTGCTCGTCGCGGCCATCTACGGCTGCCACCAGCGCCTCTCCCAAAAGAAGGACCAG CAGCGCCTGACCGAGGAGATGCAGACCATGGAGAATGGCTACCACGACAACCCCACGCTGGAGGTGATGGAGACCTCCTCTGAAATGCAGGAGAAGAAGGTGAACCTCAACGGAGAGCTGGGGGACAGCTGGATCGTTCCTCTGGACACCCTCATGAAGGAGGacctggaggaagaggaggacaCGCATTTATAG
- the PODXL gene encoding podocalyxin isoform X2, producing the protein MRAAGLLPLLPLLLLLPLGVSSQDSADLGQATTPRTAEATTTTPPAGPKGTTPASTTPTTTTLKPTTTVTTQTTVSTATPHQSIATTTITNPRVAPSPTTASPAPVAGAALTAPGSTVPAAPPSASTSGQDSPAQSTPNPKTSPATSPTGQQQPGTTASLGSSGTITAPQSAVITLETNSPGVTGAVVTSTATTESQGKQPMDQDPKPNITTSTPVPRTDSSQSSKECPITPPPCATKRPTPSSSFPAQGPIPSTSPGSTKIVTPPTGSLSPATTPMSQHGSKDTVPDATTMTAPGADQSTQGAGPASAEPSGASQSPASAQPAAPGDHTERAESCTSGHPQPNVSSSNQLICREKVQHTRTSIHLKEPRTCDEWEAASKNNSFFESFCSTAQQGFDASRDWCTVVLTACESPSRHWAVRVVLHSPLDSGEVLMGLMEKKDRLEELGIINVTSDKMVEDMTIKDEFSTPLIITIITLAGSLLLVAAIYGCHQRLSQKKDQNIHPDVPGFDDGHVALIFNRLTEEMQTMENGYHDNPTLEVMETSSEMQEKKVNLNGELGDSWIVPLDTLMKEDLEEEEDTHL; encoded by the exons gtGTCAGCTCTCAGGATTCTGCAGACCTAGGACAAGCCACGACCCCCAGAACTGCAGAAGCCACCACGACGACCCCGCCTGCAGGCCCTAAAGGGACCACACCAGCCAGCACTACACCAACAACTACCACACTCAAACCCACCACCACTGTCACAACTCAGACCACTGTGTCAACAGCCACCCCTCATCAAAGCATCGCCACCACCACCATAACCAACCCGCGAGTGGCTCCGTCCCCCACTACTGCATCTCCTGCCCCGGTGGCAGGGGCCGCCCTCACGGCACCAGGGAGCACAGTGCCTGCTGCCCCCCCTTCAGCCAGCACGTCTGGGCAGGACAGCCCCGCACAGAGCACCCCtaaccccaaaaccagccctgcTACAAGCCCCACTGGTCAACAGCAGCCCGGCACTACAGCCAGTTTGGGAAGCTCAGGCACCATCACTGCTCCACAATCTGCCGTCATCACTCTTGAAACCAATTCTCCAGGAGTTACAGGGGCTGTTGTCACATCCACTGCCACCACAGAGTCTCAGGGAAAGCAGCCTATGGATCAGGATCCTAAGCCTAATATCACTACGAGCACCCCAGTGCCGAGGACTGACTCTTCCCAAAGCTCCAAGGAGTGTCCTATCACTCCTCCGCCATGTGCCACCAAGCGGCCTACTCCTTCTTCCAGTTTTCCAGCCCAGGGACCAATCCCTTCCACCAGTCCTGGAAGCACCAAAATTGTTACCCCTCCAACtggatccctgtccccagccaccACTCCGATGTCACAACATGGCAGCAAAGACACGGTCCCAGATGCAACCACCATgacagctcctggggcag ACCAGAGCACGCAGGGCGCTGGACCTGCGTCAGCCGAACCCAGCGGTGcctcccagagccctgccagtgcccagcccgcagccccgggggaCCACACAGAGCGGGCAGAGAGCTGCACCTCTGGCCACCCACAGCCCAACGTCTCCTCCTCAAACCAG CTCATCTGTAGAGAAAAGGTGCAACATACTAGGACCTCCATCCACCTGAAAGAACCCAGAACCTGT GATGAGTGGGAGGCTGCCAGCAAGAACAACTCCTTCTTTGAGAGCTTCTGCTCCACGGCCCAGCAGGGATTTGATGCCAGCAGGGACTGGTGCACGGTGGTGCTGACGGCCTGCGAGAGCCCCTCCCGCCACTGGGCCGTGAGGGTGGTCCTGCACT ctcccctggaCTCTGGAGAAGTCCTCATGGGGCTGatggagaagaaggacaggTTAGAGGAG CTTGGCATCATCAACGTCACCTCTGACAAGATGGTGGAGGACATGACCATCAAGGACGAGTTCAGCACGCCCCTgatcatcaccatcatcaccCTGGCCGGCTCCCTGCTGCTCGTCGCGGCCATCTACGGCTGCCACCAGCGCCTCTCCCAAAAGAAGGACCAG AACATCCACCCTGATGTCCCCGGGTTTGATGATGGACATGTGGCCCTGATCTTTAAT CGCCTGACCGAGGAGATGCAGACCATGGAGAATGGCTACCACGACAACCCCACGCTGGAGGTGATGGAGACCTCCTCTGAAATGCAGGAGAAGAAGGTGAACCTCAACGGAGAGCTGGGGGACAGCTGGATCGTTCCTCTGGACACCCTCATGAAGGAGGacctggaggaagaggaggacaCGCATTTATAG
- the PODXL gene encoding podocalyxin isoform X1, giving the protein MRAAGLLPLLPLLLLLPLGVSSQDSADLGQATTPRTAEATTTTPPAGPKGTTPASTTPTTTTLKPTTTVTTQTTVSTATPHQSIATTTITNPRVAPSPTTASPAPVAGAALTAPGSTVPAAPPSASTSGQDSPAQSTPNPKTSPATSPTGQQQPGTTASLGSSGTITAPQSAVITLETNSPGVTGAVVTSTATTESQGKQPMDQDPKPNITTSTPVPRTDSSQSSKECPITPPPCATKRPTPSSSFPAQGPIPSTSPGSTKIVTPPTGSLSPATTPMSQHGSKDTVPDATTMTAPGADQSTQGAGPASAEPSGASQSPASAQPAAPGDHTERAESCTSGHPQPNVSSSNQLICREKVQHTRTSIHLKEPRTCDEWEAASKNNSFFESFCSTAQQGFDASRDWCTVVLTACESPSRHWAVRVVLHSPLDSGEVLMGLMEKKDRLEELGIINVTSDKMVEDMTIKDEFSTPLIITIITLAGSLLLVAAIYGCHQRLSQKKDQNIHPDVPGFDDGHVALIFNQRLTEEMQTMENGYHDNPTLEVMETSSEMQEKKVNLNGELGDSWIVPLDTLMKEDLEEEEDTHL; this is encoded by the exons gtGTCAGCTCTCAGGATTCTGCAGACCTAGGACAAGCCACGACCCCCAGAACTGCAGAAGCCACCACGACGACCCCGCCTGCAGGCCCTAAAGGGACCACACCAGCCAGCACTACACCAACAACTACCACACTCAAACCCACCACCACTGTCACAACTCAGACCACTGTGTCAACAGCCACCCCTCATCAAAGCATCGCCACCACCACCATAACCAACCCGCGAGTGGCTCCGTCCCCCACTACTGCATCTCCTGCCCCGGTGGCAGGGGCCGCCCTCACGGCACCAGGGAGCACAGTGCCTGCTGCCCCCCCTTCAGCCAGCACGTCTGGGCAGGACAGCCCCGCACAGAGCACCCCtaaccccaaaaccagccctgcTACAAGCCCCACTGGTCAACAGCAGCCCGGCACTACAGCCAGTTTGGGAAGCTCAGGCACCATCACTGCTCCACAATCTGCCGTCATCACTCTTGAAACCAATTCTCCAGGAGTTACAGGGGCTGTTGTCACATCCACTGCCACCACAGAGTCTCAGGGAAAGCAGCCTATGGATCAGGATCCTAAGCCTAATATCACTACGAGCACCCCAGTGCCGAGGACTGACTCTTCCCAAAGCTCCAAGGAGTGTCCTATCACTCCTCCGCCATGTGCCACCAAGCGGCCTACTCCTTCTTCCAGTTTTCCAGCCCAGGGACCAATCCCTTCCACCAGTCCTGGAAGCACCAAAATTGTTACCCCTCCAACtggatccctgtccccagccaccACTCCGATGTCACAACATGGCAGCAAAGACACGGTCCCAGATGCAACCACCATgacagctcctggggcag ACCAGAGCACGCAGGGCGCTGGACCTGCGTCAGCCGAACCCAGCGGTGcctcccagagccctgccagtgcccagcccgcagccccgggggaCCACACAGAGCGGGCAGAGAGCTGCACCTCTGGCCACCCACAGCCCAACGTCTCCTCCTCAAACCAG CTCATCTGTAGAGAAAAGGTGCAACATACTAGGACCTCCATCCACCTGAAAGAACCCAGAACCTGT GATGAGTGGGAGGCTGCCAGCAAGAACAACTCCTTCTTTGAGAGCTTCTGCTCCACGGCCCAGCAGGGATTTGATGCCAGCAGGGACTGGTGCACGGTGGTGCTGACGGCCTGCGAGAGCCCCTCCCGCCACTGGGCCGTGAGGGTGGTCCTGCACT ctcccctggaCTCTGGAGAAGTCCTCATGGGGCTGatggagaagaaggacaggTTAGAGGAG CTTGGCATCATCAACGTCACCTCTGACAAGATGGTGGAGGACATGACCATCAAGGACGAGTTCAGCACGCCCCTgatcatcaccatcatcaccCTGGCCGGCTCCCTGCTGCTCGTCGCGGCCATCTACGGCTGCCACCAGCGCCTCTCCCAAAAGAAGGACCAG AACATCCACCCTGATGTCCCCGGGTTTGATGATGGACATGTGGCCCTGATCTTTAAT CAGCGCCTGACCGAGGAGATGCAGACCATGGAGAATGGCTACCACGACAACCCCACGCTGGAGGTGATGGAGACCTCCTCTGAAATGCAGGAGAAGAAGGTGAACCTCAACGGAGAGCTGGGGGACAGCTGGATCGTTCCTCTGGACACCCTCATGAAGGAGGacctggaggaagaggaggacaCGCATTTATAG
- the PODXL gene encoding podocalyxin isoform X4, producing MRAAGLLPLLPLLLLLPLGVSSQDSADLGQATTPRTAEATTTTPPAGPKGTTPASTTPTTTTLKPTTTVTTQTTVSTATPHQSIATTTITNPRVAPSPTTASPAPVAGAALTAPGSTVPAAPPSASTSGQDSPAQSTPNPKTSPATSPTGQQQPGTTASLGSSGTITAPQSAVITLETNSPGVTGAVVTSTATTESQGKQPMDQDPKPNITTSTPVPRTDSSQSSKECPITPPPCATKRPTPSSSFPAQGPIPSTSPGSTKIVTPPTGSLSPATTPMSQHGSKDTVPDATTMTAPGADQSTQGAGPASAEPSGASQSPASAQPAAPGDHTERAESCTSGHPQPNVSSSNQLICREKVQHTRTSIHLKEPRTCDEWEAASKNNSFFESFCSTAQQGFDASRDWCTVVLTACESPSRHWAVRVVLHSPLDSGEVLMGLMEKKDRLEELGIINVTSDKMVEDMTIKDEFSTPLIITIITLAGSLLLVAAIYGCHQRLSQKKDQRLTEEMQTMENGYHDNPTLEVMETSSEMQEKKVNLNGELGDSWIVPLDTLMKEDLEEEEDTHL from the exons gtGTCAGCTCTCAGGATTCTGCAGACCTAGGACAAGCCACGACCCCCAGAACTGCAGAAGCCACCACGACGACCCCGCCTGCAGGCCCTAAAGGGACCACACCAGCCAGCACTACACCAACAACTACCACACTCAAACCCACCACCACTGTCACAACTCAGACCACTGTGTCAACAGCCACCCCTCATCAAAGCATCGCCACCACCACCATAACCAACCCGCGAGTGGCTCCGTCCCCCACTACTGCATCTCCTGCCCCGGTGGCAGGGGCCGCCCTCACGGCACCAGGGAGCACAGTGCCTGCTGCCCCCCCTTCAGCCAGCACGTCTGGGCAGGACAGCCCCGCACAGAGCACCCCtaaccccaaaaccagccctgcTACAAGCCCCACTGGTCAACAGCAGCCCGGCACTACAGCCAGTTTGGGAAGCTCAGGCACCATCACTGCTCCACAATCTGCCGTCATCACTCTTGAAACCAATTCTCCAGGAGTTACAGGGGCTGTTGTCACATCCACTGCCACCACAGAGTCTCAGGGAAAGCAGCCTATGGATCAGGATCCTAAGCCTAATATCACTACGAGCACCCCAGTGCCGAGGACTGACTCTTCCCAAAGCTCCAAGGAGTGTCCTATCACTCCTCCGCCATGTGCCACCAAGCGGCCTACTCCTTCTTCCAGTTTTCCAGCCCAGGGACCAATCCCTTCCACCAGTCCTGGAAGCACCAAAATTGTTACCCCTCCAACtggatccctgtccccagccaccACTCCGATGTCACAACATGGCAGCAAAGACACGGTCCCAGATGCAACCACCATgacagctcctggggcag ACCAGAGCACGCAGGGCGCTGGACCTGCGTCAGCCGAACCCAGCGGTGcctcccagagccctgccagtgcccagcccgcagccccgggggaCCACACAGAGCGGGCAGAGAGCTGCACCTCTGGCCACCCACAGCCCAACGTCTCCTCCTCAAACCAG CTCATCTGTAGAGAAAAGGTGCAACATACTAGGACCTCCATCCACCTGAAAGAACCCAGAACCTGT GATGAGTGGGAGGCTGCCAGCAAGAACAACTCCTTCTTTGAGAGCTTCTGCTCCACGGCCCAGCAGGGATTTGATGCCAGCAGGGACTGGTGCACGGTGGTGCTGACGGCCTGCGAGAGCCCCTCCCGCCACTGGGCCGTGAGGGTGGTCCTGCACT ctcccctggaCTCTGGAGAAGTCCTCATGGGGCTGatggagaagaaggacaggTTAGAGGAG CTTGGCATCATCAACGTCACCTCTGACAAGATGGTGGAGGACATGACCATCAAGGACGAGTTCAGCACGCCCCTgatcatcaccatcatcaccCTGGCCGGCTCCCTGCTGCTCGTCGCGGCCATCTACGGCTGCCACCAGCGCCTCTCCCAAAAGAAGGACCAG CGCCTGACCGAGGAGATGCAGACCATGGAGAATGGCTACCACGACAACCCCACGCTGGAGGTGATGGAGACCTCCTCTGAAATGCAGGAGAAGAAGGTGAACCTCAACGGAGAGCTGGGGGACAGCTGGATCGTTCCTCTGGACACCCTCATGAAGGAGGacctggaggaagaggaggacaCGCATTTATAG